The Polaribacter sp. HaHaR_3_91 genomic sequence TTAGTGGGTTTTGGCATGGTGCTAATTGGACCTTTATTTTCTGGGGATTTATACATGCAGTTTTGTATATTCCTCTTTTTATAGCATTAAAAAAAAAAAAAATAGACGTAAAGAAAACGAATATCAATTTAAATATTTTAAAAATTGCAGTTACTTTTATTTTGGTGATGTTTTCATGGATTGTATTTAGGTCTCTTTCTATTACTGATGCTTTTAATTATATTTCAAGAATTCTAAGTTTAACTAACGGAGGAAGTTTTTATGCTTCTACAAGTAAGTATTTAATTATTACAGGTATTACGTTTTGTAGCATTGTTTTTTTAATAGCAACAGAGCTTTATAACGATAAAAAAGGAAGAGTTGAAACGTATTTTAATTCTTATTTTTTAATTTTCTTATGTTTATTTACTGCTTTCTTGGGAGCGATAAAAAATCATGCAGATTTTATCTATTTTCAATTTTAAAAGATGAAAAAATTTATAAAAAAAATAATTTACTTTTCGGCTTTAACTTTAATTATAGGTAATATTATTGCTTTTGGTACTAATTATTTTTTAAGAAAATCTACTTTTTATAAAAGTTCTTTTTTAGTAAACGGATTTAATCCCGATAAAAAATTAGATTATTTTGTAGTAGGTTCAAGTAGAGGTTTAACGACTCTTAATAGCGGTTTAATTGATGAAAAATTAGGCGTAAAAGGTGTTAACTTATCTATGGATGATACCGATTTAAAGACTCAATTTTTAATGATTCAACATTTTTTTAGATCTAATTTTAAAGCAGATTATTTGGTTTTAGTTTTAGATGCCAATCATTTTACAAAAACGTCTTTAGAATTAGGTAATAATGACTATCGATTTGCACCGTTTGTAAATAGAGATTATGTGAGAAATCATTTTAAAAAATATGAAAACAGTGCTTTAAACATATTAACTAATTCTAATTTTAATCCTTTTTTTGCTTATTCATATTATAATTTAGAATTATTATTACCTGCAACGTTGAGTGCAATAAAACCTAAGTTTAGAAATAAATTTGATGAGTTTGGTAACTATTCATACCCATCTTCTAGTCATAAAGAGGTTAACCTTAATTCTGAAATTAAAGATATAAATACAGAAATTACCAATCCAATAATTAAAGAGGTTCAAAATTATTTGATTGAAAATAATTGCGAATTAATAATTTATATCGCTCCTTATCAGCAAGAAAAGTTTACTTTTAATAATAAATTAGAATATACTATTATAAACCATTCATCAGTTTTAGAAGATAAAAATGAATTATTTTATGATGGAATACATGTAAATACTAAAGGAAGAAAACAGAGTACATTATTTTTTATAAATAATTTTAAAATGTTAATCAATTAATATTTTTTTATAAATTTACCAACTCCCAAAAAGTATTTTAGTAATCTTTTTTCAATCTCATTTATGTAATTGAATAAATTAAAACAGGTTAAAAAAACAGCATCATTTGGCAACAAAAATATCCTACTTTAATGTATCCGAAAGAAAACTTTTTTTAAGAATAATAGATGTTATTATTCTTATTTCTAGTTTGTACCTAGCTTCATTATTTATCAATTTTACCTACATAAAATTTAACAGCAATGCCATTTTTAATTGGTTATTATTATTAATTTTTTATTTTTCAATTTTTGGTCAAATTTTTCAACTGTATGGTTTAAACGTCTCTAATAATAGGTATTTAACCGTTAGAGCGGCTGTTCTTACGGTTTTTGCAACTACCATTTTTTATATTTTTACTCCTTATTATTCGCCAGAATTACCTCCTAATAGATTACAAATAGGCTATTTCTTTTTGCTTTCTTTTATTCCAATTTTACTTTGGCGTTTTATATATATATCATTAATATTTTCTCCAAAATACTTTAAATCTATCATTTTCGTTGGTAATTCAGAAAGAATTAAAAAATTACTTACTCAAGTATATAGTGATTCTTATCATGATGTTTCTGCTTATTTATCTGATCAAGAAATTAAAGGAATTAATGGTTTTATAGATATTTCTAAAACTACCATATCTTCAATTTTGGAAGACAATTCTATTACTGAAGTAGTTGTATCTAAAAGAGATCTTTCTGAAGAAGTTGTAAACCGTCTAAACAAAGAGCTTATTTTGTTATTTGAGAAAGGCGTAAATATTGTGAGTTATGAAACTTTTTATGAAGATGTAAATGTTAGAATTCCTAGAGAATATTTAGACCATAATTTTTATAGGCACATCAATTTTAGTAAGAATAATTCTAATAATTTTTATCTTTTTGGTTTAAGAATTGTAGATATATTACTTTCATTAATTGGAGCTATAGGTTTTTTATGTGTTATTCCATTAATTTTTGTTGGTAACATTATCGCAAACAGAGGTCCTTTGTTTTACACTCAATTAAGAGTTGGGAAGAATGGTAAACCTTTTAGAATTTTTAAGCTGAGGTCTATGGTTAGAGATGCTGAAAAAGGAGGAGCAGTTTGGGCTAAAAAAAATGATATTAGAATTACTGCTTTTGGAAAGTTTTTAAGACGTACTAGACTAGATGAAATGCCTCAGTTTTTTAATATTATAAAAGGAGATATGAGTTTAATTGGTCCTAGACCAGAAAGACCAGAGTTTGTAAAAGATTTAGAAGATAAGATACCATTTTATGCAATTAGGCACGTTATTAGACCTGGGTTAACAGGTTGGGCGCAAGTGAATTATCCGTATGCAAATACTATAGAAGAGCAAGAAACTAAATTACGTTACGATTTGTATTATATTAAAGAGCGTAGTACTTTTTTAGATTTCAAAATTTTTATAAAGACATTTACTACGGTCTTATATTTTAAAGGTCAATAATTTTTTGATAAATAGTAATACCTTATTGCAAGGAACACTAATAAAGGGATTATAACTACAGGGAACACCTGAATTTCTATGATCCACAAAATAGGAACTATAACTAGAAATAATAGTAATAATTGCATGTATTTTTTCAACCATCTTGGTTGATGTGTTTTTAACAATAGAAAAGCAACCACTACATTAGGAGCAAATGCCCATAATAAGTTAAAGTTATTTGGTGCTGTGGAGTGTGTAGAGAAAAACCAAAGAAAAAATAATGCACAACCTATAAGACCTGTAACAAAGAATAAGGTAAAATCTAAAGACTTTGTTCTTTTATTATTTTTAAAGTCTTTATATGTAATGTAAATACCTAATAAGGCTAAAAGGCTAAAGATTAAAAAAGGATTAAAAATAGTTGTCTTAGCTTTTTTTTCTTTAAAGTTTAGAAGTACTATTTCTTTCTTTATCAATTTTTGTGGTTGATTTTTAATAAAAACGGTAGCACTTTTAAAAGAACTATAGACATAGTCTGGTAAGTACATATATTGCTCAAAAGTAGCTTGTTCATCTAATTTTGTACCTGCTATTAAATTTAAGCCAAAAGTTCCCCATGAGTTCCAAGGAATTTCATTGTTTGTTAATTGTCTAAATGTGAGGTTTTTTTCTAGGTTGTTATCGTCAAAAACAACTTTATCTCCTAAAATAGTTTTAGTAATATCTCTTAATTTGGTAGCGCAATTATCAAAATAAGGATCATATTGATAGTTGCTGTTTTCTGGCAAAGCATTGTTTTCTAGAAATTTAAAATAGCGTTGCTTTTCTTGCGTTGTTAAATTTAAAACTTGCTCTTTTAACCAACGTTTGTCTCTTCTGTAACTTGCTATAAAGTATTTAAAATCATAACGAGCTAAGCTATAAATCATATTTCCTTTTGCAAAATTTGTATAAAAGTTAGGCTGATTAAAATCAAACATTCCGTAATTGTAAATTAAATCTAATTTTAAAACGGGATCTTTAATTCTAATGGCAGAATGTCCAAAAGCTTCATATAATTCTTCTCCTGGTCCTGCAGTAACAATACTTACTTCTGCATATTCAGAAAGTTGTAGTTGTGCTTTTAAGGGTGAAAATATGGAAAGTAAAAATAGTAAGAGAAAGTACTTTTTGTTCATAAAAACTAAGGTCTAAAGAAACTATAATCGATTGTAATTGAAAAAATATTTGAATACAATGCATTACCAACACTACCAATGTTTGTTAAAGCATAATCTATTTTTATACCATTGTATTTAAAGCCAACACCAAAATTGGGTTGCATAGAAAGTGATTTTGAATTGTCGAATTCTGTTATGTATTGAAAATTACCAACACCAGCTCTTAAGAAAACTAATTCATCATAATCTAACTGAAAACCTATTGCTGGATCTATACTTACTACATCAGAAGAAAATATATCATTGGTTTTGGTAAAACGCATATTTGCATTTGCTTCCGAAAGTAGATTAAACAGACGGCCTATTCTCCAACTTTTAGCCACTCCTAATTGTAATTTAGGTTTGGTAATTTCTGTTGTTTCTGGTAAATCTTGATTTTCTCCAGGAATGGCGTCTTTAATCTTGTTAAATTCATCTTCATTAATTGCCCAACTATTAAAAGTAGTGGTAATATCTCTTGCCATCAATCCAAATTTCCAAGAATTTCGTTCAAACTGAATTCCTGCATCAAAGCCAAATCCGTAAGAAGAAGCAAAATCACCAATAATTCTTCTAACAATTTTAGCATTTACACCAAATTTAACATCCTTAAAAATTAAATTTCTAGCATACGCAAAGTTAAAAGCATAATCTACGGAAGAAAATAGTTGAATTCTGTTATAATCGATGTTTCCATCACTATCAATTAACTCTGTGGTATTTAAAATATCATCTACCCCAAAACGAATTATAGAAACTCCAACGGCACTTTCTTTGTCTATTGGCATTGCAAAACTAGCGTGATTATAATTTGCAATTCCGGCAAAGTAAGAAACATGCATTAACGATCCTTGATAGTCCTCTATACCTACTAATCCCGCAGGATTCCAATAGATAGAGTTTACATCATTAGTTGTAGCAACAACACTTTTACTCATTCCTAAGCCTGCCGCATCAACTCCTATTGTTAAAAATTCATTAGAGTAACTTCTAAATGCTTGTGCAGATAAAAGGAGCGGACTAAGTAGTATAAAAAATAATATTTTTTGTTTCAAAGAGTGAAAATTATCAGTAACAAATATCTAAAAACATACTAAAATAACAGTAGTTTTTTAAAGATATTGTTTACAATAGATTAATCTGTATATTTTGTTTGATAAATCTTTCAATTCTAAGTTCTAGCCAGTTGTTTTTAGCGTTGTAAAAAGAAGAAATAAAGCCACAATGACCGCCATAATTTGTAGTTTCAAAAAAGAAATTTTTAGAATTATTAGCTTCCTCAAAAGGAAAGCATTTATCAGATAAAAAAGTATCATCTTTAGAGTTGATAAGTAAAGTTGGTATTTTTATTTTTGATAAATACGGTTTGGCACTCGCTTTTTCCCAGTAATCTTCTGGACTTTTAAAACCAAAAACAGGCACAGTATATAGGTTTTCTAAATGTTTAAATCGGGTAGCCTTTGACAATTGATCTTTATCTACATGAAATTCAGGAAATTTTGCTGCTTTTTCTAAAATTTTAATCTTCATGCTTTTCAAAAACCGCTCTAAATACAATTTGTTCTTTAATTTTTCTAATTCATTTTCTCCAGAAGCAATATCAATAGGAACAGAAACAGCAATTCCTCCTTTTATTTTAGAAGATATGTTTTCAGATTGTTCACCTATATATTTTAAGGTTAAATTACCGCCTAAACTAAAACCAATTAGTACAATATTCTCATAGTCATAATGGGCTAAAAGGTGCTTTACAACAAAATCCACATCTTCTGTTTTACCACTATGATACGTTCCTAAAAGTAAATTATCTTCACCAGAACAACCTCTTAAATTAAAACAAACAGTATCTAATCCTTTTGTATTTAAATGTTTGGTGGTAGATATGATGTATTTAGAATTAGAACTTCCTTCTAAACCGTGAATTAATAAAACCAAGGTTTTAGAGCCCACTAAAGAAAAGTCTAAATCAATAAAATCTTTATCCCAAGTAGTAATTCTTTTTCGTTGATAATTACAATGTTCTTTGGTAAAAACAGATCTGTAAATAGTATTAAAATGACCACTTTTAAAGAGAAAAGTAGGAGTGAAGTCTGACGTAAATACAGGCATATATTGAAATTAAACTATTTTAAAAATTGAAATTAAAAGTTTTGCTCGTTGTATAGTATGAATTGTAATTTTTTCTAAAAAATACTTACAAATATCATAAAAAAATAAAGAATAATTTAAACCACGCAAATTTGATTTCTTATTTTAGCTTTTCAATTAAACTAAAAAATGAATTTAAAGAAACACATTCCTAATTTAATAACGCTCGGTAATCTTTTTTGTGGAACAGTAGCTACTATTTTTGCGGTTGAAGGTAATTATATATATGCAGGTTTATTTGTTGTTTTAGGAATTTTATTTGATTTTTTTGATGGCTTTGCAGCGCGTTTACTAAATGTTTCTGGAGAGTTAGGTAAACAATTAGATTCTTTGGCGGATATGGTTACAAGTGGAGTTGTACCGGGAATTATCGTTTATAAATTATTGATAGAGAATGCTGCAGGGATACAAGATTTTAATGAGCAAAGTTATTTGCCTTTTTTAGGTTTACTATTAACTTTAGGAGCTTGTTATAGATTGGCTAAATTTAATATTGATACAAGACAATCAGATTCTTTTATAGGTTTGCCAACACCTGCAATGAGTTTATTTATCATTTCTTTACCTCTAATTCAAGAATACTCAACGGTAGCATTTGCTCAGGAGTTAATAGCAAGTAATTACTTTTTAATTGCAGTTACTTTGATTTTAACCTATTTAATGAATGCAGAATTACCTTTATTTTCTT encodes the following:
- a CDS encoding exopolysaccharide biosynthesis polyprenyl glycosylphosphotransferase, whose amino-acid sequence is MATKISYFNVSERKLFLRIIDVIILISSLYLASLFINFTYIKFNSNAIFNWLLLLIFYFSIFGQIFQLYGLNVSNNRYLTVRAAVLTVFATTIFYIFTPYYSPELPPNRLQIGYFFLLSFIPILLWRFIYISLIFSPKYFKSIIFVGNSERIKKLLTQVYSDSYHDVSAYLSDQEIKGINGFIDISKTTISSILEDNSITEVVVSKRDLSEEVVNRLNKELILLFEKGVNIVSYETFYEDVNVRIPREYLDHNFYRHINFSKNNSNNFYLFGLRIVDILLSLIGAIGFLCVIPLIFVGNIIANRGPLFYTQLRVGKNGKPFRIFKLRSMVRDAEKGGAVWAKKNDIRITAFGKFLRRTRLDEMPQFFNIIKGDMSLIGPRPERPEFVKDLEDKIPFYAIRHVIRPGLTGWAQVNYPYANTIEEQETKLRYDLYYIKERSTFLDFKIFIKTFTTVLYFKGQ
- a CDS encoding DUF4105 domain-containing protein, encoding MNKKYFLLLFLLSIFSPLKAQLQLSEYAEVSIVTAGPGEELYEAFGHSAIRIKDPVLKLDLIYNYGMFDFNQPNFYTNFAKGNMIYSLARYDFKYFIASYRRDKRWLKEQVLNLTTQEKQRYFKFLENNALPENSNYQYDPYFDNCATKLRDITKTILGDKVVFDDNNLEKNLTFRQLTNNEIPWNSWGTFGLNLIAGTKLDEQATFEQYMYLPDYVYSSFKSATVFIKNQPQKLIKKEIVLLNFKEKKAKTTIFNPFLIFSLLALLGIYITYKDFKNNKRTKSLDFTLFFVTGLIGCALFFLWFFSTHSTAPNNFNLLWAFAPNVVVAFLLLKTHQPRWLKKYMQLLLLFLVIVPILWIIEIQVFPVVIIPLLVFLAIRYYYLSKNY
- a CDS encoding PorV/PorQ family protein — protein: MKQKILFFILLSPLLLSAQAFRSYSNEFLTIGVDAAGLGMSKSVVATTNDVNSIYWNPAGLVGIEDYQGSLMHVSYFAGIANYNHASFAMPIDKESAVGVSIIRFGVDDILNTTELIDSDGNIDYNRIQLFSSVDYAFNFAYARNLIFKDVKFGVNAKIVRRIIGDFASSYGFGFDAGIQFERNSWKFGLMARDITTTFNSWAINEDEFNKIKDAIPGENQDLPETTEITKPKLQLGVAKSWRIGRLFNLLSEANANMRFTKTNDIFSSDVVSIDPAIGFQLDYDELVFLRAGVGNFQYITEFDNSKSLSMQPNFGVGFKYNGIKIDYALTNIGSVGNALYSNIFSITIDYSFFRP
- a CDS encoding YheT family hydrolase — protein: MPVFTSDFTPTFLFKSGHFNTIYRSVFTKEHCNYQRKRITTWDKDFIDLDFSLVGSKTLVLLIHGLEGSSNSKYIISTTKHLNTKGLDTVCFNLRGCSGEDNLLLGTYHSGKTEDVDFVVKHLLAHYDYENIVLIGFSLGGNLTLKYIGEQSENISSKIKGGIAVSVPIDIASGENELEKLKNKLYLERFLKSMKIKILEKAAKFPEFHVDKDQLSKATRFKHLENLYTVPVFGFKSPEDYWEKASAKPYLSKIKIPTLLINSKDDTFLSDKCFPFEEANNSKNFFFETTNYGGHCGFISSFYNAKNNWLELRIERFIKQNIQINLL
- a CDS encoding phosphatidylcholine/phosphatidylserine synthase, whose amino-acid sequence is MNLKKHIPNLITLGNLFCGTVATIFAVEGNYIYAGLFVVLGILFDFFDGFAARLLNVSGELGKQLDSLADMVTSGVVPGIIVYKLLIENAAGIQDFNEQSYLPFLGLLLTLGACYRLAKFNIDTRQSDSFIGLPTPAMSLFIISLPLIQEYSTVAFAQELIASNYFLIAVTLILTYLMNAELPLFSLKFKDYSFKKNIIVYSFLFASLILIYTLHFLSIPFIIILYIIISLINKIIVFNGNSQNPPK